The stretch of DNA ATAATGCGCAGACTCCTCAGAGACATCGCCTACGGAAAAGAAAAAGTTGGAGATACCACAACACTGGAAGACTATTCTGTGTTGGCGAAGTTGATGGAAGAGAAGGAGTGAGAGAGGTAAGAAGCAAGAAGTAAGAAGCAAGAAGTAAGAAGAAAGAAGTAAGAAGAAAGAAGAAAGAAGTAAGAGGCAAGAAGTAAGATATAAGAGGTAACCGACAGTCACTAACCGTGCTTCAAGTCTCTTAAATTTTATTCTTGCATCTAACTTCTGACTTCTATCCTCTGACCTCTTACTTCATCCTTCAGCCTAATTACCTGCCGTCAAGGCATTGCCATCGGCAACTTTGTCAAAATATATTTCAAGTCTTCGTCATAGAACGACAGGCCGGCGCCTGTAAATGCGCTTAATGTCTTTGAGTTTGCAAAGTCATCTACACCCAGATCTATAAATAAGGTCTTGAATATCGTATAACTAGCTGTAAACTTCGCATGTGGTTTTGGGGCATCTACATCGCCGTTAAAGTTCCATATATCCAGAGAGGCCCTGAAATTATCATTATCAAGATAATAATCCGTACCCATGCCGAAGGTACTCTCCATCAGGCCTCCCCGAAACCCGACATGCCCGAATTTCCTGCCAAAAAGGGCGCTCACCTTTAGCTTGTCATCCCTCTTTACCTGATGCACAGTAACAGTTGTACCGGCAGGAGAAGTAGTATCTGTTGTATCTGTCACCCTTAGCCTGCCCCTCGGATCATCTGCCAGTTCAAATAAATAATATTTATCCTCTCTTGGCTGTAACCTCAGGGAGAAGTATCCTTTTGTATTGTTTTCATCAAACATATATTCACCCCTGAAAGCTACATTTAGTTTAAATCTTTCTGTTGCTGACACATATTTTTCTAATCCTGAAAAGGTGGAATCAAGCTTCTGATACAGGCCGTCCTCCTTCATCAGTTTACCAAACGTCCCCTCGCCCCGTTCAAACCTCCCGGCAATAATATCAACCTTATCCATTATTTTAGGCGTTTTTTCTTTTAAATCTGAAGACAACTCCTGCAGATTTGCCATTGTATTCCTGACAGGGTCCCTGTTCTCTTTCGCCATTATACTAAGGTCATTGGATATTCTCTCCAGATTTGCAACAACATTCTTCAGGGGTTCCCTGTTATCATCAGTAATACCCTTAACCTGATGAACAAGTTCTTCAACATCTTTAATAATACTCTCAACAGAACTGCTGTTTCGTTCAGTAATTCCTGACAGATTTTCCGTCAGGTTCCTCAGGTTATTTATTATCTGCGAGATTGAGTCCTGAGTATGGGAATCTCCTAATGTATCCCTGAATGCACTGCTGATAACCTTTATGTCTTCTGATATGCTGTAGAGTTTGGTTATAAGAGAATCCATGTCAGCAATAGCTATAGAATTATAGATAATCCCTCCTTCACTTATATACCCCCCTGTTTTGCCTTGAAAAAGCTCAATATATTTTTCTCCGAGTAAACTCTGTGTCTTTACCGCAGCTACAGTGTCTTTCCTGATCCTGACATTTGATTTTATCCGCATCCCAACCTTTGCCCTGTTTTCCTCAAGCGATATATCCTCAACACTGCCTACTTCAACACCGGCTATCTTAACAGCCGCCTTTGTATCAAGCCCTGCCACTGAATTAAAATAAGCATATACCATATAACCCTTTTCCCGGCCAAAGGTAAAATCTCCAACCTTAAAGGTCATATAAATAAGCACAACCGCAGAGACAATTACAAATATCCCAACCTTAACCTCTGTAGAAAACTTCAGCACCTTTTCTCCCTTTTATTAGTGGTTAGTGGCGAGTGATTAGTGGCGGACCATCTTCACTATTCACTATTCACTATTCACTATCCACTTTCCTACACTGCCTTAATCGGCCCCACCGAACTACCTGTTATAAATTGGTGTACAATGGGGTCATTGGATTTTTTTATTTCTTCTGCTGTTCCAACACCAAGTATCCTGCCCTGATACAGCATGGCAATCCTGTCACAGATTTTATAGGCGCTTACCATGTCATGTGTTATAACAATTGATGTAACATTCAGTTTCCTCTTCATTTCAATAATCAGGTCATTAATGGCATCTGCCATAATCGGGTCAAGCCCTGTTGTGGGTTCATCATAAAGCATGATCTGCGGGTCCATGGCAATTGCCCTTGCCAGACCGACCCTCTTTCTCATCCCGCCTGAGAGTTCAGACGGCATGAGGTCTTCAACACCTCTCAACCCAACCATCTCAAGTTTGGCCCTTGCAATATCACGAATCTCCTCTTTAGAATGATCAGAATGTTGAATAAGAGAAAAACCCACATTCTCCCAGACCCTCATGGAATCAAAAAGTGCGGCACCCTGAAAAAGCATCCCGTACTTTTTTCTAAGTTCATTCAGGTCATTC from Nitrospirota bacterium encodes:
- a CDS encoding MCE family protein translates to MLKFSTEVKVGIFVIVSAVVLIYMTFKVGDFTFGREKGYMVYAYFNSVAGLDTKAAVKIAGVEVGSVEDISLEENRAKVGMRIKSNVRIRKDTVAAVKTQSLLGEKYIELFQGKTGGYISEGGIIYNSIAIADMDSLITKLYSISEDIKVISSAFRDTLGDSHTQDSISQIINNLRNLTENLSGITERNSSSVESIIKDVEELVHQVKGITDDNREPLKNVVANLERISNDLSIMAKENRDPVRNTMANLQELSSDLKEKTPKIMDKVDIIAGRFERGEGTFGKLMKEDGLYQKLDSTFSGLEKYVSATERFKLNVAFRGEYMFDENNTKGYFSLRLQPREDKYYLFELADDPRGRLRVTDTTDTTSPAGTTVTVHQVKRDDKLKVSALFGRKFGHVGFRGGLMESTFGMGTDYYLDNDNFRASLDIWNFNGDVDAPKPHAKFTASYTIFKTLFIDLGVDDFANSKTLSAFTGAGLSFYDEDLKYILTKLPMAMP
- a CDS encoding ABC transporter ATP-binding protein, which gives rise to MIDIVNLFKSFNNKKVLQGVNLHVERGETMVVIGGSGSGKSVLMKHVIGLLNPDEGSVVVDGVDISRMKENDLNELRKKYGMLFQGAALFDSMRVWENVGFSLIQHSDHSKEEIRDIARAKLEMVGLRGVEDLMPSELSGGMRKRVGLARAIAMDPQIMLYDEPTTGLDPIMADAINDLIIEMKRKLNVTSIVITHDMVSAYKICDRIAMLYQGRILGVGTAEEIKKSNDPIVHQFITGSSVGPIKAV